A stretch of DNA from Halorubrum sp. BOL3-1:
CGGGCGCGCGAAGACCTTCTACGAGCGCCACGGCTTCGAATCGTGGGGCGAGATGGTCGCGCGGCCGCTGGACGACGCCTGAGTCGTCGGTCGCTCTCCGGATCGACCCGGCGGAGTCCGTTTCGGGTTCCGAAATCGGTTCCGGGTTCCGAAGCTACAATTGCGTCCGCGCGCTTTCGACGAGCCGTGATCCAGATCGGTATCGTCGGCTGCGGCGTGATCGGAAACCGCCTCGCCGGCGCGATAGACGACCACGACCGGTACGAACTCGCGGCCGCCTGCGACCTCGACGCCGACCGTGCGGCGTCGCTCGCGGCCGATTACGGCACCGAGCGCACCGCGACGACGACCGACCACGAGACGCTCGTCGGGACGGACGGTCTCGACGCCGTCTACGTGGGCGTCCCGCCGCTCGCGCACCGCGAAGTGGTCGCGGACGCGCTCGCGGCCGACAGGCACGTGATCTGTGAGAAGCCGATCGCGGCCGACGCGGAGACGGGCCGAGAGCTCGTCGACCTCGCCGCGGAGACGGACCGCGTCACGGCCGTGAACCTCCCGTTCCGCTACACGCCGGGGTTCGTTCGGCTGCGGGAGCTGGTCGCCGCCGGCGCGGTCGGTGATCCCCGTCGAGTCGAGCTTCGGTTCCGGTTCCCCGAGTGGCCCCGCGAGTGGCAGGACGTGGCGTGGCTGGAGTCGCGCGAGCAGGGCGGCCCGCTGCGCGAGGTCGGGACGCACTTCCTGTTCGGCGTTCAGGAGCTGTTCGGTCCCGTCGAGTCCGTTTCCGCGGACGTCGGCTACTCTGGACCGAACGCCTACGAGGACGACGTCGTCGGCACCTTCCGAGCCGACGGCGTCCGCGGGACGATCGACCTGCTGTGCGACCACGAGGGCGACGAGGAAAACGTCATCACGGTCGTCGGCGACGAGGCGTCGCTGTCGCTGACCGAGTGGTACCGGCTCGTTCGGAACCGCGGCCGCGAGGACGAGACGACGCTGGTCGACGAGCGCGGCGACACCGTGAGCGACCTCCTGACGGAGTTCGCGGACGCGGCCGACGGCGACGGCGGCGACCTCGTCTCGTTCGCGGAAGCGACCCGCGTTCAGGAGGTGCTCGACGCGATCCACGCCTCCGAGGGCGACCGCGTTCGTCCGGGAGCAGACGGCGACGGGACATAAGCCGGCCGCGGACTCGCGAGACGGGAACGCCCGACAGGAATTATGTGTCTCTCGGACCGATCGCCGCACATGAGCTACCTCGTTGCGACCGACGGGTCGACGGAGAGCGACGAAGCCGTCCGGTACGCGGCGCGGCAGGCGGTCGCGTTCTACGAGACGCTCGAAATCGCTCACGTGTTGACACCCGACTCGGAGCTGGTCGACGGGACGATCGTCCTCCCGGGCGAGGACGCCGCGGTCGAGGCCGGCGAAGGCGTCTTGGAGAGCGCCCGGTCGATCGCGGAAGAGGCTATCGACGACGAGTCGATCGACGTGGAAACCCAACTGCTCACCGGGCGCCCCGCCGACGCGATCACCGAGTACGCGGCCGAGGAGCCGGTCGACGCGATCTACGTCGGCCACCGCGGGCTGAGCGAGGAGCGCGAGCAGGTGGTCGGCAGCGTCGCGAAGAGCGTCGTCGACAAGGCCGACGTGCCCGTGACGGTGATCCGGTAGCTGTCAGCCGACACGGACGAACAGGCGCCCGCAACGCAGCGGTTTTCGCCGTTTTCAGTCCGATTGTCGGTCGTCACAGGCGCCGGAAAGAACCGCCATTATCGGACTTTCAAAGCGGCGTTAGGTCCTATGCCCGGTGATGTCTGAAGACGTACTCGTCACGGCAGACTGGGTAGAAGAGCGCCTCGACACCTTTCAGGAAGACGACTCCGACCACCGGTTAGTCGAGATCAACAACCCGACCGTCACCGACGAGTCGGAGTACACGCCCTATGAGGAGGGCCACATCCCCGGCGCGCTCGACTTCGAGTGGGACGCGGTGTTCACCGACGAGACCGAGCGCGACATCGTCTCGAAGGAGGACTTCGCGGCGCGAAACGGCGAGGGAGGGATCGACGCCGACACGACGGTCGTCGTGTACGGCGGCGGCCGCGTCCCGAACTGGTTCGCGCTGTTCGGCTACTGGATCTACAAGTACTACGGTCACGACGACATCCGCGTGATCGACGGCGGGAAGGGATACTGGGTCGGCAACGACTATCCGCTCTCGACCGAGGAGCCCGACTTCACGCCGCGCGAGTACGAGGCCCGCGGTCCCTTCGAGAGCGTCCGCGCCTACAAGGACGACATCGATAAGGCGATCGAGGAGGGGATCCCGATGGTCGACGTGCGCTCCCCCGAGGAGTTCTCCGGCGAGGTCATCGCCCCCGAGGGACTCAACGAGACCGCCCAGCGCGGCGGCCACATCCCCGGCGCGAGCAGCGTCCCGATCGGGACCACACTGAACGACGACGGCACGTTCAAGAGCGCCGAGGAGCTGACGGAGCTATACGGTGACGCCGGCGTCGACGGCGACGAGTCGACGATCACCTACTGCCGCGTCGGCGAGCGCTCGTCGATCGAGTGGTTCCTCCTGCACGAGCTGCTCGACTACGACGACGTCCGCAACTACGACGGCTCGTGGACCGAGTGGGGCAACCTCGTCGGCGCGCCGATCGAGACGGGCGAGTAGGCGACGCGACGCGGCGGCGCAGGCAACCCGTTCTGCGCGTTCGAGACCGGTAACGTCGAAGCGCGCGCCGCCCGCCTCGCTCTCGGTGACTCGGACGTTGCCGCCGTGCGCGTCGGCGGTCTTCCTGACGATCGCGAGCCCGAAACCGGTCCCCTCCTCGCTGCCGTTCGGCGATCGGGACGCCGAGCGGCTCGCGACGAAGGTGACCGTTTAAGTTCGGACCGACCGACGTTGCGACCACCAGTCGCGGGACGACGCCGACGGAGCCCTCGCTCCGGTCGGTCGGGTCCCGCCTCCAGACCATGTCACCCCACGCGTCCCCCCCGACTCGCGGCGGCCCCGTCCGGGCCGCCACCGACGGTCGCACCGCCCCGAGCGAGCGCTCTATCGGTCCGGACCGAGGCGACCGATGAGCCGAGGTCCCGACCGGCGGCCGGTCGAGCGCCGGCTCCACGGCGACCCGCCGATCGTCGACGCGGAGGCGGCGGCCGCCGCGCTCGACGCCGACGCGACGGTGCTCATCAGCGGCTTCGGCAGCGTCGGCTACCCGAAGGCGATCCCGCTCGCGCTGGCGTCCGACTCCCGCGACCTATCGCTTACGCTCGTCGCCAGCGGAAAGGTCGGCGACGAGATCGACGTCGATCTCGTCGGCTCCGGACAGGTCGAGCGACGCTTCTCTTACCAGTCGTCGCGGGTCGCCCGCGAGAAGACGGACGCCCGCGAGATCGCGTTCAGTGACCGCAACGCCTCCTCCATCGGCGACGAGGTCCAGTACGGCGGGCTCGTCGACCCCGATGTCGCCGTCGTTGAGGCGGTCGCGGTCGGCGAGGACTGGTTCGTCCCCTCCACGTCGCTCGGACAGGTGCCCGCGTTCGTCGAGGCCGCGGACGCGCTATACGTCGAGCTGAACCGCCACCAGCCGCTCGAGCTACAGGCGCTCCACGACGTGTACCGGCCCGACGCGCCGCCGGACCGGGGGCCCGTTCCGCTCTCTTCCCCCGGCGACCGAATCGGGACCGCACACGTCGAGTTCGACCCCGAGAAGCTTACAGGCGTCGTCGAGACGGAGACACCCGACTCGACGTACACGTTTCGGGACCCGACCGACGACGACCTCGCGATCGCCGCCCACCTCGGATCCTTCCTCCGCGAGGAGCTGGAGCGCTCGTCAGTCTTCGACGAGGCGGTCCACCTCCAGTTCGGCGTCGGCTCGCTCGGTAACGCCCTGATGGGCGAGCTGCAGGCGCTCGACTTCGGCGACCGCGAGGTGGTCTACTTCGGCGAGCTCATCCAGGACGGCCTCTTCGACATGCTCGACGCCGGGGAGCTGGAGGCCGCGAGCGCCACGTCGCTCGCACTCACCGACGAGGGTCAAGAGCGCCTCTTCGAGGACGTCGAGCGCTACGCCGAGGACGTGGTGCTCCGACCGGCCGACGTCTCCAACCACCCGGGGCTCATCGACCAGTTCGGCGTGATCGGCGTGAACAGCGCCATCGAGTTCGACCTCTACGGCAATGTCAACTCCACGCACGTCCACGGCGAGCGTATGATAAACGGCGTCGGCGGCTCGGCCGACTTCAATCGGAACTCCCTGATCACCGTCTGCGCGCTCCCCTCGGCGCTGAACGACGGCACGGTCTCGCGGATCGTCCCGCAGACGTTCCACGTCGACCACACCGAACACGATGTCGATGTCTTCGTCACCGAGCAGGGCGCCGCCGACGTGCGCGGCCTGTCACCGGTCGAGCGCGCCGAGCTGATCGTCGAGCGGTGCGCACATCCCGAGTTC
This window harbors:
- a CDS encoding Gfo/Idh/MocA family protein is translated as MIQIGIVGCGVIGNRLAGAIDDHDRYELAAACDLDADRAASLAADYGTERTATTTDHETLVGTDGLDAVYVGVPPLAHREVVADALAADRHVICEKPIAADAETGRELVDLAAETDRVTAVNLPFRYTPGFVRLRELVAAGAVGDPRRVELRFRFPEWPREWQDVAWLESREQGGPLREVGTHFLFGVQELFGPVESVSADVGYSGPNAYEDDVVGTFRADGVRGTIDLLCDHEGDEENVITVVGDEASLSLTEWYRLVRNRGREDETTLVDERGDTVSDLLTEFADAADGDGGDLVSFAEATRVQEVLDAIHASEGDRVRPGADGDGT
- a CDS encoding universal stress protein — encoded protein: MSYLVATDGSTESDEAVRYAARQAVAFYETLEIAHVLTPDSELVDGTIVLPGEDAAVEAGEGVLESARSIAEEAIDDESIDVETQLLTGRPADAITEYAAEEPVDAIYVGHRGLSEEREQVVGSVAKSVVDKADVPVTVIR
- a CDS encoding sulfurtransferase, with the protein product MSEDVLVTADWVEERLDTFQEDDSDHRLVEINNPTVTDESEYTPYEEGHIPGALDFEWDAVFTDETERDIVSKEDFAARNGEGGIDADTTVVVYGGGRVPNWFALFGYWIYKYYGHDDIRVIDGGKGYWVGNDYPLSTEEPDFTPREYEARGPFESVRAYKDDIDKAIEEGIPMVDVRSPEEFSGEVIAPEGLNETAQRGGHIPGASSVPIGTTLNDDGTFKSAEELTELYGDAGVDGDESTITYCRVGERSSIEWFLLHELLDYDDVRNYDGSWTEWGNLVGAPIETGE
- a CDS encoding acetyl-CoA hydrolase/transferase C-terminal domain-containing protein codes for the protein MSRGPDRRPVERRLHGDPPIVDAEAAAAALDADATVLISGFGSVGYPKAIPLALASDSRDLSLTLVASGKVGDEIDVDLVGSGQVERRFSYQSSRVAREKTDAREIAFSDRNASSIGDEVQYGGLVDPDVAVVEAVAVGEDWFVPSTSLGQVPAFVEAADALYVELNRHQPLELQALHDVYRPDAPPDRGPVPLSSPGDRIGTAHVEFDPEKLTGVVETETPDSTYTFRDPTDDDLAIAAHLGSFLREELERSSVFDEAVHLQFGVGSLGNALMGELQALDFGDREVVYFGELIQDGLFDMLDAGELEAASATSLALTDEGQERLFEDVERYAEDVVLRPADVSNHPGLIDQFGVIGVNSAIEFDLYGNVNSTHVHGERMINGVGGSADFNRNSLITVCALPSALNDGTVSRIVPQTFHVDHTEHDVDVFVTEQGAADVRGLSPVERAELIVERCAHPEFAPKLRSYLDDVRERQYHIPQDVERAAEWFE